The genomic interval ATTTGTGTTactttaagcatttaaaaatgctaTTCTTCATGAAAAACAAGGCAAACTAAGGAACTGTCACAGAACCAAGGTTTCTAGGGAGACATGACAGCAAAATGCAATGGATACCCTAAATCTTGAAACAAAAAGAAGGCAATAATAGGAACACtggagaaatccaaatcaaagcCTGAAATGTAATTAATGGTACTATATCAACAACGGTTTCTTCCTCTTAACAAGGGTACCATGGAGATGTCCAGTGTCAGCAGTGGGGCATACTGAATGAGGGTCATTTGAGAATACTCTGGaccatctttgcaacttttctattaATAATCTATAGTGGCTtcccaggcttccccagtggtgctagtggtaaaaaacccacctgctgaggtaggagacgtaagagatgcatgttcgatccctgggtggggaagatcccctggaggagggcatgccaacccactccagtattcttgcctagaaaattccatggatagaggtgcctggcaggctgcagttcataggacCAGAAAGAGCTgcatgcaactgagcgactgagcacacacacacagtctgtaGTGAGTCACACTCTCACTTGGTCTGCTGCCGGCTTCCAGAGATGTTGGGGTGGGGCTTTTGTGTCAACTCAAGGCCTTCGTAGCCTCTTTCTGTTACAACTCTGAGGAGCTATGTAGAGAGACCAGTCCAAAGGGAGGGAGAAGTTTTCCAAGAAGTAAAATGATTTGCAGTGTATTATGGTGGAAGAGGTATAGTTCTGGGATCAGAAAGGTCCAGCTTTGTATTCTGTCTCTGTCACCAGTTTTGTGCTTCATGGCCAGAAATTGCTCTGGGCATCCTCTTCCTCTTTGCAAAATGAGGCCATCAGTAATGGCTTTGCCAAGGTCATTGTGAGGGTTGACATTAACGTGGCCACTCAGTAGCCCTTCCGTTGGTTTTGATTGGTATGTTTTAGTGCCTGTGACAGGCCAGGCACCATGCAAAGGATTTTTCATAAGGTAtctaatttaatctttataacacaTGTACTGTATGACCATTTCATAGATAGGGAAACTGGGGTCAGAGGCTCAGCAACCTTGCTGTTAAGGCCACTACCTGAACTTGACTTCACATCTGTGCTGGCTGGCAGCTTCCTCTGTCTTTGAGGCTAAGCCTTTACTCCCTTCCCCAGGGGTCTTGGTTATAGGATGCTCTTTGCTATCTCTGACTGCTGAATCCTCTCTCGTTGGTTTTGCATACCATCCAGATTGGGATGCTCCCCCATGACTCCCCCATAATTGTTCATTATGGTTGGCTTCTCCAGACTTGAGATTACCTGGCTATAAAATAAGAATGTTGTGTGGTCCTCATGGTCTGTCCCTCTACAGAAGATCCGTTCTGCACTTTGTGGATTTTACCTGCTTATTTCTGCTGTTTCACGGGGTGTTTACTGGGTCACTGAAACCaacattttctaatttgttttgaGCAAAGTTGTGCATTTCTGTGTCATTCTCCTAGATTccagagagggagaaaaacagaGTTCCAAAAGTCTTAGTGACCTCCTAAAACCATAgcgattaaaaaaagaaaaaaagaacctggAGGCCACTGTGACATTAACATCTTCCTTAATTGTGATTTTGCTGAGGGGTTATTTTAAAGGACCagggaataattttattttttgtttcttctctttgattAGAGTGGAGACATCATGTGTCATGACGTACTTGCCAATTATTTCAAATTGAGTCTAGCAAAGTTGGGGAGTTACTAGTGTCAAGTATTACCTGGACAGGTGAATTTAGCCATAAGATGTAGCTACTGGGTAAGGAGCCTGATTTTCACAAGCGATGTGAAAATGAGAAAAGCACTAACAGTGCTTGGCACGGTTGCTTCAGTGGGGGCTGGGGTAGTCTGCTGATTGCGTGATCTGCTCCcgttttccagtttttcccctaCATCCTGCTGCTGGTGGCCATCCTGCTGTACCTGCCCTCCCTGTTCTGGCGTTTCGCAGCTGCTCCTCACGTGTGCTCGGATTTGAAGTTTATCATGGAAGAACTCGACAAAGTTTACAACCGCGCAATTAAAGCCGCAAAGAGCATGCATGACCTTGACTTGAGAGACGGTGCCTGCCCAGCGCCAGAAGTTAATGAGAACATGAGGCAAAGGTAACTCAGCCCCCAGCCCATCGGGATTTGGGAGTACGAGTTTGCTGCCCTTCTCCTATCCATCTGGGCTTCGGGTTCTCACTACCAGTACATGGGGGACTGCCATCCGCCTTGTGACACCCGGGGGAGCCAGGAAGGCCCGCCCTCCCCAGATCTCATCCTGGTTGTCTGCCCCAGCAGCAGTCCTCACCTCAAGTCCTTCCCTTGTGGAGTGAAGCGTCACTCTCATGTTCTCAAGTGCGGGGCGAATTGCTTTGACCTTCCCCTTCATGGAGAAACACAGGATTATGAGGCTCCTGGGCACCGAGAATGGACATGCGGGAACTAGGGAACAAGTAGACAGCACCTTGCTTTCTGGACATTCTTCTTTGGGTTTTTGTTATTGACACTAGCAATAACAGCATTAGTAGGtctcatttggggcttcccaggtggcactagttagtgataaaaaatctgcctgtcaatacaggagatccaagaggcataggttcaatccctgggttggaaagatcccctggagtaggaaatggcactctacatcagtattctagcctggagaattccatgggcagaggagtctggcagatcATGGTCCATGGGactacaaagagttgaacacaactgagcacacagctctcatttttaaaagttcttaataTAACTCAgacactgttgagttttccaaagtgcttcatctcatttaatattcaaaacatcATTACAGATAACTACATTTATCTATCCCCCTCACTGCCGTTGTCCACCACTCCCTGCCCCGCgtgcccccccccaccaccacagtTGAAAACTCTGTCCTGTAGCTTTAAGTGGGAGACCTGGAACCAGGACCAGGTTTAGTTCACAGGCTAAACCCACACCCTCTCAGCTGTCTGCCTCCCACTGCTGGCCTATAGGAGGCAGATGTGTTCTAGTTAGGCtggaaaaactgtctttattcTACACACTTGAATGGAAAATTATAGTTTACAAAAACAGCAGTAGACTAAGAACAATCAAGTTCATGTAACAAACATTTACCTTTCAATAggatgactgaagcgatttagcagcagcaaccaggagTTGTTCTAACAATTTACAAGTAGCACATTTAACGAATTAGACCTTCCTTAAAATATCAAGTTGGGGGAGAAGGGTTTTATTgttacttttccttctttttaaaaaaaaaacaaaaaaactaatttaATTCCCTGGGTACTCCAGTGAAGTTACAGGTAGAGAAGTATGGAAGGGAAGGTGATGGAAATTTTCCACGTGGTACCATTGAGTGTGTTTCTATTTGATGGTCTTGGTGagggtttaaattatttttgtttctttttagttCACAGGAAAGCCACTTCAGGTACCCAATTGTGGAACAGTACTTAAGGACAAAGAAAGCCTCCAGACATTTAATCGTCAAGTACATGAGCTGCCGGGTGTTGTCACTCAGCACGATACTGTTAGCCAGCCTCTACCTGGGCTATTACCTGAGCCTTTCCTCCCTCTCGGATGAGTTCGTCTGCAGCATCAAATCTGGCATCCTGAAAAATGACAGCACCGTCCCTGATAAGTTCCAGTGCAAGCTCATTGCTGTTGGTATCTTCCGGCTGCTCAGTTTCATCAACCTCGTGGTGTATGTTATGCTGGTTCCGGTGGTGGTCTACTCCCTGTTTGTTCCCTTCCAGCAGAAGATGGATGTTCTCAAAGTGTATGAAATCCTGCCCACGTTCGACATTCTGCATTTGAAGTTGGAAGGGTACAATGACTTGAGCCTCTACGTTCTTTTCTTGGAGGAGAATATCAGTGAACTCAAGTCATACAAATGCCTTAAGGTCCtggagaatattaaaagcagttgtCAGGACGTTGACCCCATGCTGCTCCTGACCAACTTCGGCATGATCAAGATGGACATGGTTGACGGCAAAAATCCCGAGCCTGTGGAAATGATGGTGGAGGAGCTGGGAGACCAGACGACAGAGCTGCAAGGTAGGCCTGGCTCTCGGGGAGCTGGGGAGCCCATGGAACCCTCTGTGCGCCTCCGATGACTGACTGGCAGTGTCTGCCCCGCCCACTGGTATTAGCCCATTTCTCTGGTGTGATTAGCAGAAACCCCACAGTGCTGGGAGAGAGGGGGGCATCGGTGCTGCCTGAGGTTTCCAGGGGACACACCTGTTGCTCttccttctcattctcttctGTCTCATACTCCGCTTCTTGCTTGAGCATTCTTCTCTGACGTCACTCttgctcatttttgttttgttttactggcTTATCTCCCTGTCCCTCTGATCGTCTTGTTGGTTGTTCTCTGTCTCTTACAGAAGGAACTGGGAGTTTATTGAGTTACTTGTCACCCTGACCCACCTTCAGCCATTCTGCAGCGAAGCTAAGATTAAGTGgataaggcagaaaccaacagctAGATTGATTGTTAGTTAGTGCCAATGGAACCTGCTGTGGGATTTCCATCATAAATGCTTGTTTTCTGTTCTGACAGATTTGAATGTACACagtgaaacaaaaataagtaatagAGAAAAGAATGCCCGACAGAGACTTCTGGACACTTCTTGCTGATGATTTTTGTCCTGTGAACTTCAGATCGGTGACTTCAACCTGGGATTCGT from Bos indicus x Bos taurus breed Angus x Brahman F1 hybrid chromosome 29, Bos_hybrid_MaternalHap_v2.0, whole genome shotgun sequence carries:
- the PANX1 gene encoding pannexin-1 isoform X2 — protein: MAIAHLATEYVFSDFLLKEPSEAKFKGLRLELAVDKMVTCIAVGLPLLLVSLAFAQEISIGTQISCFSPSSFSWRQASFVDSYCWAAVQQKDSLQGDSGNLPLCLHKFFPYILLLVAILLYLPSLFWRFAAAPHVCSDLKFIMEELDKVYNRAIKAAKSMHDLDLRDGACPAPEVNENMRQSSQESHFRYPIVEQYLRTKKASRHLIVKYMSCRVLSLSTILLASLYLGYYLSLSSLSDEFVCSIKSGILKNDSTVPDKFQCKLIAVGIFRLLSFINLVVYVMLVPVVVYSLFVPFQQKMDVLKVYEILPTFDILHLKLEGYNDLSLYVLFLEENISELKSYKCLKVLENIKSSCQDVDPMLLLTNFGMIKMDMVDGKNPEPVEMMVEELGDQTTELQDR
- the PANX1 gene encoding pannexin-1 isoform X1 yields the protein MAIAHLATEYVFSDFLLKEPSEAKFKGLRLELAVDKMVTCIAVGLPLLLVSLAFAQEISIGTQISCFSPSSFSWRQASFVDSYCWAAVQQKDSLQGDSGNLPLCLHKFFPYILLLVAILLYLPSLFWRFAAAPHVCSDLKFIMEELDKVYNRAIKAAKSMHDLDLRDGACPAPEVNENMRQSSQESHFRYPIVEQYLRTKKASRHLIVKYMSCRVLSLSTILLASLYLGYYLSLSSLSDEFVCSIKSGILKNDSTVPDKFQCKLIAVGIFRLLSFINLVVYVMLVPVVVYSLFVPFQQKMDVLKVYEILPTFDILHLKLEGYNDLSLYVLFLEENISELKSYKCLKVLENIKSSCQDVDPMLLLTNFGMIKMDMVDGKNPEPVEMMVEELGDQTTELQDLNVHSETKISNREKNARQRLLDTSC